The genomic DNA GCTCGTCCTCTTTTTGTCTAAATTGATTCATTTGCTCTGGCGTTATCCCAAAATATTCAATCGCATGACCAAAAGAGACCTTCAGTTGAGCATAAATCTCTTCTTCAGCATAAGCCTCTTCCAATACGTCTCGCATCAATTTGGTATAAACCGGATATGTATCAAATAGTGTACCGTCAAAGTCCCATAAAATCTTCATGGTATGCCCCCTTCTTTTCATACTATTTTACTACTTCAATTGAGTTAGAGCCAGGTCTCTCTCAACCTATTGTTGATAATTATCTTTGGTAGAACCCAGAAAATGTGATAAAATTTTTCTGTCACAAGTCAATGCAGTGGTTTATTGGAGATCAATGTGGGGTAACTGCCTCCAATAATAGTCCTTTCGCCGTGTGACGACTTTTTCTTCCAACGGTATTTAAATGAGGTCCAACTCCATTAGATTAAAGTATTAATCTATTATGCGTGAGATTTGGCCTAAAACTAACATAATTGAGGTGTTTCCATGGATGTGTTGCAATTGGTCGTTGATTACCTTAATGGCAAGCTATGGGGATATGTTTTAATTATCCTACTCATCGGCCTTGGTTTGTACTTCACATTTCGTTCAAGGTTTGTGCAATTTCGCCTGTTCGGAGAAATGTTCCGTGTAATTAAAGAGGATACTTCCACACATAAGAAAGGTATATCTTCGTTCAAGGCTTGGACGATTAGTACAGCTTCACGGGTCGGCACAGGGAACATGGCCGGTGTTGCCCTTGCCATTTCAGCAGGCGGACCAGGCGCTGTTTTTTGGATGTGGATCATTGCTCTGGTTGGCGGAGCGACGAGTTTTGTTGAAAGCACATTAGCCCAGGTTTATAAGGTCAAAGATGGGGATGCCTTCCGTGGCGGGCCTTCTTACTATATGGAAAAAGCGCTTAATGCCAAATGGATGGCTATTCTGTTCTCAATTTTAATTACGATTACTTATGGACTCATTTTCAATGCGGTTCAAGCCAACACGATTACCGTTGCCTTTAATCAATCTTTTAATTTAAATCGCTTGGTATTGGGTATCGTTGTTGTTATATTGACAGCCTTAATCATATTTGGCGGTGTTAAAAGAATTGCCAATTTCACAGGTGTTGTTGTTCCGTTCATGGCCATGATTTACATCATTGTTGCCTTTTTGACACTTCTCATGAATATCACTGAAGTTCCTAATATGATCGCACTGATTTTCCAACATGCTTTCGGAATCAAAGAAATTGTAGGTGGCGGTATTGGTGCTGCGATTATGAATGGTGTCAAACGTGGCTTGTTTTCCAATGAAGCAGGTATGGGTAGCGCACCTAATGCGGCCGCGACAGCGACCGTCAGTCACCCTGCTAAGCAAGGTCTTGTGCAAACGTTAAGTGTCTTCACGGACACCCTACTGATTTGTAGTGCAACGGCATTCATGATTCTGATTTCAGGCGAATGGATCGGTACCAGCGATGGTATTACCGGTGTTACCTTAACCCAAAATGCATTAAATGAACTGCTTGGTGCTTGGGGTGGCCCATTTGTCGCGGTATCCATACTTTTGTTTGCCTTTAGCTCATTAATCGGCAATTATTATTATGGCGAAACCAATATTAAACTCTATACAAACGGTAATGCCATACTTAACCTATATCGTTTCGTTGTCTTAGCTATGGTGATATTTGGTGCTGTGACGAAGGTCCAACTTGTGTGGGACTTAGCGGATTTATTCATGGCTTTAATGGCGATTGTTAACCTTATTGCCATTGCTATACTCGGTAAAATCGCCTTCGCAGTCCTCAAGGATTATATGAAGCAGAAGAGACAAGGAAAAAACCCTGAGTTTGTTGCAAAAAATATCCCATGGCTCCGCAATGTTGAGTGGTGGGGTGGTTCGGCAGATCAAGAAAAGGATCATTAAGTCAATCATAAAAAAATCCCTGCTCGTAAGCAGGGATTTTTTATGGCAAATTATTGGTTTTCATTCATTTTGTTACGAAGCACCATTTGTAAAATGCCGCCGTGACGATAATAATCAACCTCAACATCGCTATCAAAACGAGCGAGGGCATCAAATTCTTTCTTCTTACCATCCTCATCAGTGGCAGTCACTTTAACAGTATCCTTAGGTTTAACCGTTTCATCGATGTCAACATCAAATGTTTCCCGGCCAGTCAAACCAAGGGAATCAATGCTGTCGCCGTCTTTGAATTGAAGCGGCAAGACACCCATGCAGACAAGGTTACTGCGGTGGATTCGCTCATAGCTCTCAGCGATGACAAATTTGATACCAAGCAAATCTGTACCTTTAGCTGCCCAGTCACGGGAGCTTCCCATACCGTAGTCATTGCCGGCAAGGACACACAAGCCTGTATTATCTTCTTGATATTTCATCGCAGCGTCATAGATTGGCATAACTTCCTCTGTTGGCCAATATGTCGTATAGCCGCCTTCTGTACCGGGAGCCAATAGGTTGCGAATCCGCACGTTAGCGAATGTGCCGCGCATCATAACATCATGATTACCACGGCGGGAACCATAGGAGTTAAAATCACGACGTTTAACCCCTTTATCTTGTAAATATTGACCGGCCGGGCTATCCGATGCAATCGCGCCAGCAGGTGAAATATGGTCGGTTGTTACGGAATCACCAAATTTACCAATCGCACGCAACCCTTTCAACGATTGAATGGCTTCAGGTTCACGCGATAAGTTTTGGAAGAACGGCGGATTTTGAATGTATGTGGATTCAGGATCCCAATCATACAATTCACCTGTACTGGATTCTAAGTTATTCCAACGCTCGTTTTCATCAAACACCCGTTCATATTCTTTTTTGAACATTTCAGGGCCAACTGATTGAGTCATCATTTCTTGGATCTCATCATTAGACGGCCAAATGTCTTTGAAGTAAACGTCATTACCGTCTTGATCTTTCCCAAAACTGTCATTGGCAAAATCAAAGTTCACGGAGCCCGCTAAGGCATAAGCTACAACCAACGGCGGTGAAGCTAAGTAGTTGGCACGGACAAGCGGATGAATCCGTCCTTCAAAGTTCCGGTTACCAGATAATACAGAAGACACGGTCATGTCATTATCTTGAATCGCTTTTTCGACCGCTTCAGGAAGGGGTCCGGAGTTACCGATACAAGTTGTACAGCCGTAACCAACAAGATTAAATCCGAGTTGTTCAAGATAAGGTAGTAAACCAGCATCAGTTAAGTAGTCCGTCACGACCTTTGAACCAGGGGCTAGACTTGTTTTAACGTAATCAGGAACATTCAGTCCCTTTTCAATCGCTTTCTTTGCTACAAGACCGGCACCCAACATCACGCTTGGATTAGACGTGTTCGTACAACTTGTAATCGCGGCGATCACTAAATCCCCAGTTTTCAAGTCTTGTTCAGAACCGTCATCATATTTGATAGTGGATTTTTTATAAATTTCATCATCTTCAAGACCAAAACCGTGATTACCCGCTTCGCGAGTCAATGTTTTGTTAAATTCATCTTTCATATCGGACAATAAAATTAAGTCTTGTGGACGTTTTGGCCCTGACAAAGACGGTTGAACGGTAGACAAATCGAGTTCTAGCACTTGACTGAATTGAGGTTCTTTAGCCTCTGGTGTGTAGAACATACCGTTCGCCTTGCAATATTCTTCAACAAGCTTAACCTGTTCCTCACTGCGGCCAGTTAAACGCATGTAATTCAACGTTTCTTCATCAACTGGGAAGAATGTTGCTGTAGCGCCGTTTTCAGGTGACATATTGGAAATAGTCGCACGGTCAGCCAATGACATTTGTGGCATGCCTGGTCCGAAGAATTCAACAAATTTGCCAACAACTTTTTCGGAACGAAGCAATTGGGTCACATTCAGTGCCAAGTCGGTCGCCGTCGTGCCTTCCGGTAATTGACCGGTTAACCGAACCCCAATCACGTCGGGAACAGGGACATAGGATGGTTGACCTAACATACCCGCTTCAGCTTCAATACCGCCGACACCCCAGCCAAGGACACCAATTCCATTAATCATTGTTGTATGTGAATCCGTACCAACAAGCGTATCAGGAAACGCAAGATTTTCTCCGTCTTCTTCAACACCGTGGACAACGGAAGCTAAGTATTCCAAGTTAACTTGGTGGACAATTCCAGTTGCGGGCGGAACAGCGCGGTAATTCTCAAACGCTTCAGTAGCCCATTTTAGGAATTTATACCGTTCTATGTTTCTTTCAAATTCACGCTCC from Tuberibacillus sp. Marseille-P3662 includes the following:
- a CDS encoding alanine/glycine:cation symporter family protein encodes the protein MDVLQLVVDYLNGKLWGYVLIILLIGLGLYFTFRSRFVQFRLFGEMFRVIKEDTSTHKKGISSFKAWTISTASRVGTGNMAGVALAISAGGPGAVFWMWIIALVGGATSFVESTLAQVYKVKDGDAFRGGPSYYMEKALNAKWMAILFSILITITYGLIFNAVQANTITVAFNQSFNLNRLVLGIVVVILTALIIFGGVKRIANFTGVVVPFMAMIYIIVAFLTLLMNITEVPNMIALIFQHAFGIKEIVGGGIGAAIMNGVKRGLFSNEAGMGSAPNAAATATVSHPAKQGLVQTLSVFTDTLLICSATAFMILISGEWIGTSDGITGVTLTQNALNELLGAWGGPFVAVSILLFAFSSLIGNYYYGETNIKLYTNGNAILNLYRFVVLAMVIFGAVTKVQLVWDLADLFMALMAIVNLIAIAILGKIAFAVLKDYMKQKRQGKNPEFVAKNIPWLRNVEWWGGSADQEKDH
- the acnA gene encoding aconitate hydratase AcnA; the protein is MPTVQEKANNDVYQARDTFEVGGKTYNYYKLDALKEFGDIDRLPYSIKVLLESVLRQYDGKVIKKEHIENLAKWGTDQLDDNVDVPFNPSRIILQDFTGVPAVVDLASLRKAMADMGGDPQKINPEKPVDLVVDHSVQVDRFASNEALKFNMEREFERNIERYKFLKWATEAFENYRAVPPATGIVHQVNLEYLASVVHGVEEDGENLAFPDTLVGTDSHTTMINGIGVLGWGVGGIEAEAGMLGQPSYVPVPDVIGVRLTGQLPEGTTATDLALNVTQLLRSEKVVGKFVEFFGPGMPQMSLADRATISNMSPENGATATFFPVDEETLNYMRLTGRSEEQVKLVEEYCKANGMFYTPEAKEPQFSQVLELDLSTVQPSLSGPKRPQDLILLSDMKDEFNKTLTREAGNHGFGLEDDEIYKKSTIKYDDGSEQDLKTGDLVIAAITSCTNTSNPSVMLGAGLVAKKAIEKGLNVPDYVKTSLAPGSKVVTDYLTDAGLLPYLEQLGFNLVGYGCTTCIGNSGPLPEAVEKAIQDNDMTVSSVLSGNRNFEGRIHPLVRANYLASPPLVVAYALAGSVNFDFANDSFGKDQDGNDVYFKDIWPSNDEIQEMMTQSVGPEMFKKEYERVFDENERWNNLESSTGELYDWDPESTYIQNPPFFQNLSREPEAIQSLKGLRAIGKFGDSVTTDHISPAGAIASDSPAGQYLQDKGVKRRDFNSYGSRRGNHDVMMRGTFANVRIRNLLAPGTEGGYTTYWPTEEVMPIYDAAMKYQEDNTGLCVLAGNDYGMGSSRDWAAKGTDLLGIKFVIAESYERIHRSNLVCMGVLPLQFKDGDSIDSLGLTGRETFDVDIDETVKPKDTVKVTATDEDGKKKEFDALARFDSDVEVDYYRHGGILQMVLRNKMNENQ